A genomic region of Arachis hypogaea cultivar Tifrunner chromosome 5, arahy.Tifrunner.gnm2.J5K5, whole genome shotgun sequence contains the following coding sequences:
- the LOC140173285 gene encoding putative pentatricopeptide repeat-containing protein At5g37570 produces MNSIFQHSFSPPRSTAAIITLLKACKTLHHLYQVYASITQRGLKQDHLIISRFIFLSASFAATASYYISIFDRVLGPSLFLWNSLIRVHTKGSCFFDALSAFIRMKAHGSLPDRYTYSSVIKAYSSMCRSCEGKLLHGSALRCGG; encoded by the coding sequence ATGAATTCAATATTTCAACACTCTTTTTCTCCGCCGCGTTCAACTGCCGCCATTATCACCCTTCTTAAAGCCTGCAAGACCCTTCATCACCTCTACCAAGTCTACGCCTCCATCACCCAACGAGGTCTAAAGCAAGATCACCTCATCATCTCCCGCTTCATTTTCCTTTCCGCCTCCTTTGCCGCCACTGCTTCATATTACATCTCCATCTTCGACCGCGTCCTTGGCCCTTCCCTTTTTCTCTGGAACTCCCTCATCAGAGTCCATACCAAAGGAAGTTGCTTTTTCGACGCCCTCTCTGCTTTTATTCGCATGAAGGCACATGGGTCTCTTCCCGATAGGTACACTTACTCTTCTGTGATTAAGGCCTATTCAAGCATGTGCAGATCCTGCGAAGGAAAATTGCTCCATGGCTCGGCGTTGAGGTGTGGGGGTTGA